TCGGTGTGCTCGGGGTGCTGGGCGTGCTCGGCGCGCTGACGGTGATCACCTTGGTCGCCGTGCCGCTGTTGCCGGCGTTGTCGGCGACGGTCACGCGGACCTCATAGCTGCCGGCCTGCGTGAACGTGTGGGTCGCGGCCGCGCCGCTGCCCCCGGCCGTGTTGTCGCCCCAGCTCCACGTCGTGCCGGCGGCGACGCCCGACGTGGCGTCGGTCGCCTGCGCCTGGAAGCTGACGAGATCGCCGACCTCGACCGACGTCGCCGACGCGGTGATCGCGGCGGCCGGCGCGGCGCGATCGAGCACGATCGAGTCGCACTGCGCGTCGGAGAGGTTGGCCTTCTCCGCCGACTGGCTCTGGTTGGGTCCGTTCGGGTTGTCGGGGATCGCGGCGTCGGCGGCGCGCACACAGGCGTGGATGACGCCGTCGGGCTCCGGGCTCGCGCCCGCGCCGTAGTCGGCGGTGCAGGTGAAGCTCGTCGCCTTGCCGCCGCCGGCGGGCACCGAGCACGCCGGGTTGTAGCCGTAGATGTAGCCCTTGGCCGCGTCGCAGACGCCGCCGCCGTTGTCGCCGTACTGGAAGCACAGGAAGTTGGCCGGGAACGGGCCCGCGACGTCGTCGGAGAAATCGATCTTGAGCCCGACCTGGGCGCTCTTGGTGTACTCGGCCCCGCCCGCCCCGCCGCCGAGCGTGATCGCGGCGGTCGGCTTGGAGCGGTCGATCGTCGTGTGGGCGCGGCGGCCGATCATCGTGCCCGTCGAGCACGAGCTCGGGCCGTCGGGGAAGAACAGCGAGTCGTTGGTGAACGAGTAGCGGCCCTGGGCGCAGATGCCGTACTGGCCGCCGTGCTGGAGCGAGGCCACGCCCGACCAGTTGGCCCACGTGGTACCTGCGCTCGTGCCGTAGTTGACGGTCGGCGAGGCGACCTCGGCGTTGTTCGCGTAGTAGCGGTACTGGACGCGGTAGGCGTCGATCCCGGAGCCCTGTGCGGGCCACTCGAAGAACTGGGTGTT
The genomic region above belongs to Thermoleophilaceae bacterium and contains:
- a CDS encoding PKD domain-containing protein; its protein translation is MRTRLICLGAVACAVALAQPAAAQVQPAGTGEPLFTNSAQNTQFFEWPAQGSGIDAYRVQYRYYANNAEVASPTVNYGTSAGTTWANWSGVASLQHGGQYGICAQGRYSFTNDSLFFPDGPSSCSTGTMIGRRAHTTIDRSKPTAAITLGGGAGGAEYTKSAQVGLKIDFSDDVAGPFPANFLCFQYGDNGGGVCDAAKGYIYGYNPACSVPAGGGKATSFTCTADYGAGASPEPDGVIHACVRAADAAIPDNPNGPNQSQSAEKANLSDAQCDSIVLDRAAPAAAITASATSVEVGDLVSFQAQATDATSGVAAGTTWSWGDNTAGGSGAAATHTFTQAGSYEVRVTVADNAGNSGTATKVITVSAPSTPSTPSTP